Part of the Candidatus Binatus sp. genome is shown below.
CCGCAGACAGTTTCAGCTCGACAATGTCGCCGGCTTGCAGCGAGACCGCCTCCGCAAACGGGAAAAATTGCTGCCCATAGATGTGGCGCTCCGACGCCGGCGAATTAGAAAACCCAAAACCTTCGCCGCTCTCGCTATCGAACCAGACCGCCACGCCGTGGACGGTACCAGGGTTCGTGACCGTCCAGCGGAGACGGCCCGACGCGTTCGGCGTATCGATCGTGCCGTAATCCAGCTTGATCCAGCGCTGCGGCTCGGCAACATAGCTGGATGTCGTGAGGCGGACCTTGCCGTAGGTGTTCAGCACGTACTTGCTGATCGGGCTCAAATCCACGCCGTAGGGATTATCCAGCCAAGGCGCGATAGATTCCTCATACGATTTCGGCGCGTTGACGAGCGCGGCCCAGATCGTGTCGGAAGCCGGAATCATCCTGCCGCCGGGCGCCAGCAAGCGCTCGCGGGCATCGATCAGCGCGCCGACGCTGCCCTGGAAAAGCGGCGAAATTCCGCGGATGTCGCCCACGATCACGTCCACCTTCTCAGGTAGATCGATTTTCGTCGAGACGCCCTGGATGAACTCGATTCGATCGGCAAAGCCGTTGATCCGGGCGACCTCTCGCGCCACCTCGATCACGTCTGACGGCTCGACTGCGTACACTTTGCGCGCGCCGAATTTGCACGCGAGCAGCGCGAACATGCCGGTGCCGGTGCCGATATCCAGCACTGCCGAGGACGGCCGTATGATCGCCTCCAGCGCCTTCGCGTAAGAGTCGGTGCGCCCGCGATCCGAGATCATGCTGCCGTATCCCGGCAGGCTATACATGCCGAACTTCCATTTGCTCGATCCTTTGCGCTGCGATTTCCGGTTAATCTTGCCCGTCAGGGCAACGATGCTGCAACCGCCGCCGGCTCATCCTTGAGCGCGATTGCCGCCTTTGGTAGCGTCGTGCATCGCATCGATCATCTCCCAGCGTGCTCGACTTGACCCCGCTGCCGAGGCGCTCCGGAGAGCCGACCAAATGAACAAACTTCGCCGCTTCGTCTCGATGCCGCTCGCGGACCAGTTCCTGCTGCTCGAGGCCTTCTGTTCCGTCGCCGCGAATCGAGTGCGGCTCTCGATTTCCCCGGCGCGAGCAATCCGCGAACGGCGATCGTCGCCGCGCGTCCGCCCCCGGCTCGCGACCTATCAGCTTGATCGAATCGCCGGAGCGGTGCGAATCGCGGGGCGCTACGTCCCCGCCGCGACCTGCCTCACCCAGGCGCTCGCGCTGCAGGCCCTGCTGACTCGCCACGGACATGCTTCGTCGCTGCATATCGGCGTGGATAAAGGTCCCGGCCGTCCCTTCGGCGCCCATGCGTGGGTTCGATGCGGCGACCGCGTCATGATCGGCGGCGACGATAGCGAGCGTTATGCGCCTTTGCTGATTCGGGAAGAGAGGCCCTAGCGCATGCCGAATTTCCCTGAACGCCTGATGATCGCGCCCGACGTCCTGATTCGCGAGATCGGCGGCGAGTCGGTAATCCTCGATCTCAAGTCGCAGCGCTACCTCGGTCTCGACGAAGTCGGCACCCGGATGTGGCACGCGCTGCTCGAGTCGGACTCGGTGCAGGCCGCTTATGACGCGCTGCTGGCCGAGTACGAGGTCGAGCCGAATCAGCTCGAACAGGATATCCGCGAGTTCGTCGATCGATTGCTCGAAAATAATCTCGTCTCGATCGCGGGCGCCGTCAAATGAGCGGTATCGTCGGGGTTGTTCACCAGGGTGGCGAGCCGGTCGATAGGCATCTGGTCGAAAGACTGACCGAGAGTCTCGATTTTCGCGGTCCCGACGCCCGCAATGTCTGGATCGGCGGCAATGCCGGCTTCGGTCACACTCTGCTCCGAACGACCCGCGAATCCGAGCGCGAGCATCAGCCGCTGACGCTCGATGGCGCGGTCTTTATCGTCGCCGACGCCCGCATCGATGCGCGCGCCGAGCTAATCGCGGATCTCCGCGCCCGCGGACAGGACGCCGCCTCCGATGCGCCCGACGTCGAACTTATCTTGCGCGCGTATCAGGCCTGGGGCGAGGATTGCGCCGAGCATCTGCTCGGCGATTTCGCCTTTGCGATCTGGGACGCGCCGCGCCGCCGCCTTTTCTGCGCGCGCGATCACCTCGGGATCAAGCCGTTCTTCTATTTTCTGTCGAGCCGGATTTTTCTATTCGGCAACACGCTGGATTGCCTGCGGATGCATCCGGCGGTGTCGAACCGGCTGAACGATCTCGCGATCGCGGACTTTCTGCTGTTCGAGATGAACCAGGATCCCGCGACCAGCACCTTCGCCGATATTCAGCGCCTGCCGCCGGCGCACGCCGCGTCCGTATCGATCGACGGCCTCCGGATGCGCCGCTACTGGACGATGCCGATCGACGAGCCGCTCTATTACCCGAGGAACTCCGACTACGTCGAGCGCTTCAGCGAGTTGCTGACCGACGCGGTCCGCGACCGCATCCGCACGCCGTGGGTCGGCGTGTTCATGTCGGGCGGGATCGATTCGCCGACGCTGGCCGCGACCGCGTGCCGGCTCTTCGGCGGCGAGGCATCGCGCAGCGTCGCGTCCTTCACCAGCGTGTACGACCGCCTGATCCCCGACGACGAGCGCTATTATGCCGGCCTGGTCGCGGCGCGGCTCGGCATCCCGATCCACTTCCGCGCGCTGGACGACCTGATGATCGACCCCGGCTGGCAAAGCGCGGCGCTGAGCACGCCCGAGCCGGTCGCATATCCGCTCGCACGCGCCGAGGAGCTTAAGTACTTCCGCGATCTGTCAGGGCATGGCCGGGTGTTCTTCTATGGCGAAGGGCCAGACAACGCGCTCAACTACGAATGGCGCGCGTATCTTACATACCTTGCGCGGCGGGGCCGATGGCCGCGGCTGGTGCGCGATGTGCTCGCGCACATGATCGCGCATCGCCGGGTCCCGCTGGTCTCGACGCTACTTCGCACCGCGGGCCGGCGCGCGCACGTGCCGTTCTCGAATCCGCAATTCCCAATGTGGATGGATGAGGACTTCGTCTCGCGGCTCGATCTGCGCGCGCGATGGGCGGCGGTCCAGCGCCCGACCACATCGGACCATCCGGTCCGTCCCGTCGGTTACGGCTCCTTCTGCACGCCGATATGGCAGGGGCTGCTCGATTGCTTCGATCCCGGCTTCACCGGGGCGCCGCTCGAAATCCGGCATCCTTACCTCGACCTGAGGCTGCTCCGCTTTATGCTCGCGGTGCCGGCGATCCCGTGGTGCCGCAAGAAGTATCTGCTGCGCTCCGCGATGCGCGGGGTATTGCCGCCCGAGGTGCTGGCGCGGGCGAAGAGTCCGCTCGCCGGCGACCCGCTGTCCGCGTCGGCGCGCCGGGTGCGCATCCCGCCGCTGGTCCCGACTCCGGAACTCCTTCAGTATGTAAGACCGCAGAAAGTAAGCGCGACGATGCCCGACGATGCCGAAGGATTCTGGCTGAACCTGCGTCCGATCGTTCTGGATCATTGGTTGCGTCATCGCGGCGCCTGCTTCAAGATGACTCTTGCAGAGTTAAGTGATGGATTCTCGCGAGAAGCCACCTGAACCGGAGCCCGCCGGCAAGAAGCCCTACGCCAAGCCCAAGCTGGAGATCTATGGCAACGTGGCGTACCTCACGCAGACCGCAGCTCCCGGCGGCAATCCGGACGCCATCCCGCACCCCAACAAAATCCA
Proteins encoded:
- a CDS encoding 50S ribosomal protein L11 methyltransferase, whose amino-acid sequence is MYSLPGYGSMISDRGRTDSYAKALEAIIRPSSAVLDIGTGTGMFALLACKFGARKVYAVEPSDVIEVAREVARINGFADRIEFIQGVSTKIDLPEKVDVIVGDIRGISPLFQGSVGALIDARERLLAPGGRMIPASDTIWAALVNAPKSYEESIAPWLDNPYGVDLSPISKYVLNTYGKVRLTTSSYVAEPQRWIKLDYGTIDTPNASGRLRWTVTNPGTVHGVAVWFDSESGEGFGFSNSPASERHIYGQQFFPFAEAVSLQAGDIVELKLSADVVREDYVWRWDTTIIAGDGSAKAEYRQSSLAGAIVSPAQLRKRGQSFVAQLSDDARVDKFILERMGQSQTLGEIARELASAFPRRFGDWQSALARVADLSAKYAV
- a CDS encoding lasso peptide biosynthesis B2 protein, translated to MNKLRRFVSMPLADQFLLLEAFCSVAANRVRLSISPARAIRERRSSPRVRPRLATYQLDRIAGAVRIAGRYVPAATCLTQALALQALLTRHGHASSLHIGVDKGPGRPFGAHAWVRCGDRVMIGGDDSERYAPLLIREERP
- a CDS encoding PqqD family protein: MPNFPERLMIAPDVLIREIGGESVILDLKSQRYLGLDEVGTRMWHALLESDSVQAAYDALLAEYEVEPNQLEQDIREFVDRLLENNLVSIAGAVK
- a CDS encoding asparagine synthase-related protein — its product is MSGIVGVVHQGGEPVDRHLVERLTESLDFRGPDARNVWIGGNAGFGHTLLRTTRESEREHQPLTLDGAVFIVADARIDARAELIADLRARGQDAASDAPDVELILRAYQAWGEDCAEHLLGDFAFAIWDAPRRRLFCARDHLGIKPFFYFLSSRIFLFGNTLDCLRMHPAVSNRLNDLAIADFLLFEMNQDPATSTFADIQRLPPAHAASVSIDGLRMRRYWTMPIDEPLYYPRNSDYVERFSELLTDAVRDRIRTPWVGVFMSGGIDSPTLAATACRLFGGEASRSVASFTSVYDRLIPDDERYYAGLVAARLGIPIHFRALDDLMIDPGWQSAALSTPEPVAYPLARAEELKYFRDLSGHGRVFFYGEGPDNALNYEWRAYLTYLARRGRWPRLVRDVLAHMIAHRRVPLVSTLLRTAGRRAHVPFSNPQFPMWMDEDFVSRLDLRARWAAVQRPTTSDHPVRPVGYGSFCTPIWQGLLDCFDPGFTGAPLEIRHPYLDLRLLRFMLAVPAIPWCRKKYLLRSAMRGVLPPEVLARAKSPLAGDPLSASARRVRIPPLVPTPELLQYVRPQKVSATMPDDAEGFWLNLRPIVLDHWLRHRGACFKMTLAELSDGFSREAT